A window of Halogeometricum sp. S1BR25-6 genomic DNA:
TGGTGACGACGAACGTCGTCTGCATCACCCACCCGTAGTCGACTCCGTCGGGGTTCGTCCGTTCGACGCGTGACACGGTGTATCCGTACGGGGCGAGCGAGTAATGCGTGCCGGTTTTCTCGCCTCAGCAGTCGGCGGACTTCGAGGTGGGTTCGCGCGGAATCTCAAGATACATAACAATTATCCTGAAGAATCCGGCAGCGGGACGCTTAACACGCGAAGCGGAGTCCGATAGGGCATGACGACGGTACGCGACGTGCGAGAGATGGCGGGTTCGACGCCGATAACGATGCTGACCGCCTACGACGCGACGACCGCCCGAGTGGCGAACGACGCGGGCATCGACGTGCTCCTCGTCGGCGACAGCGTGGGGAACACCGACCTCGGCTACGACTCCACGCTCCCGGTCACGGCCGACGACATCGCGTCGCGGACGGCGGCCGTCGCCCGCGGCGCGGAGGACGCTCTCGTCGTCGCCGACATGCCCTTCCTCTCCGTCGGCGTCGACGACGCCGAGAGCGTCCGCAACTGCGGGCGGATGGTGAAAGAGGCCGACGCCGACGCGGTGAAGTTGGAATCCGGCCCGCACACGGTCGAACTCACCGAACGACTCGTCGAACTCGGCGTCCCCGTGATGGCCCACCTCGGTCTCACCCCCCAACGAATGAAGGAGACGGGGTACGGCCGGCAGGGGACGACGCGAGACGAGGCCCATGAGATACTCGATTTGGCCCGCAAACACGAGGACGCCGGTGCGTTCGCCCTCGTCCTCGAACACGTCCCCGCCAACCTCGCCGCGCAGGTGACCGACGCGCTCTCGATTCCCACCATCGGCATCGGCGCGGGCGGCGACTGCGACGGACAGGTGCTCGTCGTCGACGACGTCCTCGGCCTCTCCGAGCGGTCGCCGCCGTTCGCGGCGCGGTTCGGCGACCTCAGAAGCGAGATGCTCGACGCCGTCTCCGACTACCGCGAAGCGGTCGAATCCGGCGACTTCCCGGCCGAGGAGCACGGTCACACCGCCGACGAACTGGACGAGTTGTACTGACCGGTTCGCGCCGTCGCTCGCGACTCGCGCGGGAAGCGATAGCCGTTCGAGCGAGGCGCCGACGGACCGTTCACTCGTCGAATCACGCGCGGAGGTGCCCGAAGGAAGCAAAACTGGCAGACCGATTATCGAAAGGTAGGAGACGAGGGGGCCGAGAGTTCGGTAACGTTCCACCGAGGCACAGGTGGGTTCCGTCTCCTGCCCGAGTATCACTTCGCACAGAGATTAAACCGCACGTTCACCCAGTTACTCATCCGTGAGGATTAGAGTGACAGTTACCCATCGGTAATCTCAGATACGCGGGACACACGCGGCAGAAAGGCGCAGATGACGAGAAATAGTGCGTCCTACTCGCCGAGTCGTCGCTCGACGAAGTCCCGCACGGCGACGTTGAACGCCTCGGGTCGCTCCAGCATCGCGAGGTGTGCGGCGTCCTCGACGACGCCGAGTTCGCAGTCCGGCATCTCCTCGGCGAGGTACTCGTGGTACCGCCGCGGCGTGAGTTGGTCGTGCTCGCCGACCAGCGCCAGCGCCGGCGTCGAAATCCGCCCGACGTCGTCGCGCACGTCGAACTCGTGACAGGTGCGGAAGTCGCGTTCGGTGACGGCGCGACCGACAGACTGCATCGCCTCCCGGGAGAACTCGGTGTACTCGCTCTCGGAGTCGGCGAACAGCAGTTCCGGCTGGTGGAGGAACTCCACGGCGCGCTCGAAATCCTCCGAGAGCCATCGCAGGAGGTCCTCGAGCACCCTGAGCCTCGCGCCCGTACCCGTGAGAACGAGGCCGTCGAGGGGAACCTCGCGTTCGAGAGCGACCGTGAGCGCCACGGCGCCGCCGAGCGAGTTGCCGACCAGCACCGACGCCCCCGTCTCCTCGGCGACGGCGACGACGTCGTCCACGT
This region includes:
- the panB gene encoding 3-methyl-2-oxobutanoate hydroxymethyltransferase: MTTVRDVREMAGSTPITMLTAYDATTARVANDAGIDVLLVGDSVGNTDLGYDSTLPVTADDIASRTAAVARGAEDALVVADMPFLSVGVDDAESVRNCGRMVKEADADAVKLESGPHTVELTERLVELGVPVMAHLGLTPQRMKETGYGRQGTTRDEAHEILDLARKHEDAGAFALVLEHVPANLAAQVTDALSIPTIGIGAGGDCDGQVLVVDDVLGLSERSPPFAARFGDLRSEMLDAVSDYREAVESGDFPAEEHGHTADELDELY
- a CDS encoding alpha/beta fold hydrolase, giving the protein METVTHHGRETAYRFTDRGGAGPTLLFVHGSGGTHAVWKSQFRLADETPVAALDLSGHGESEDVNADSGYEALSAYVDDVVAVAEETGASVLVGNSLGGAVALTVALEREVPLDGLVLTGTGARLRVLEDLLRWLSEDFERAVEFLHQPELLFADSESEYTEFSREAMQSVGRAVTERDFRTCHEFDVRDDVGRISTPALALVGEHDQLTPRRYHEYLAEEMPDCELGVVEDAAHLAMLERPEAFNVAVRDFVERRLGE